A single region of the Polyodon spathula isolate WHYD16114869_AA chromosome 5, ASM1765450v1, whole genome shotgun sequence genome encodes:
- the map10 gene encoding microtubule-associated protein 10, producing the protein MADSDLTKETLFSLEVLVDFIKTETSTTERRVLVPAVAVRLLDFPTLLIYRGDKENQEEFFQEDLEREKGNVTSELFNQVGGGNGQYFFQKGKSCLFKISLDSLHRHLSNTPLYAMVLDLKNETPKLVGSCLISLAKLTEKISNDVKEHGISMPSFHGEKGVYIINNLMGEKVGYISLGYKLLSLGASLIPHISENTVLKVGSWQSMVQIKENTENGAHITEENKESKGKPKSDIEIGKCCKPQTNESSVLLQQIDLEGQVTQLIVSEPNHSEITSVGTQTEPARRKQYRNIEAKDDVESDNETGVFCPPALFYRCPDNEPNEYDPEQHRSINVGVEALMVEDLCSVEEEDLEDRDSSAERQALKCSHDRSEGCTAAAVAFEQTQPASAALGDAVRQLPLLNALLVELSLLNSQPQQLPLSVHPHLAWLYRSLDEHSRRATKVTRSRSQADAADTLQAPAVRRSASPRVKQQKSPVKSTSSSDLQKETRKVQRKNMKQEKNQKETASSSPKRKLLYGITNTLRLRLQQTNPDMLIYHERREVYRRKQIELQKAKNSKGFLSKNKKVRESNKVYDGGEMYSRSNHFDQNIQTLMNSLELDSPQIIKTNPSLFNSSEAGNRNKQEKGSQQEETGCYVNDQQQHESVPALNLKDRTKPGPRRNGRDVRVHIPRVFNQDSDQSCNEVENCETSFPHASLNNPGFQSTSLDGENVSPANSGFSSPAQKYSDDFIESPDLVGYSEDVTSPEPTSRYSVNFDSSPEPVPSSPRRMYSDDDSSIGSNSVRNQRATAPLPVLSDTSPEQSLKRTYPVMHHEKLLSSSVSSEASEIQFSSTDTKHKQEERKKLSYIKTGVKGAQRSLDYINKPNSRKGHEAVEESHSLQTSQVSSYLPTNDSDLDFIRHKVSTPDLHEEVEERDGLGTLEMGNKYHHISELVGNKLPGYTL; encoded by the coding sequence ATGGCAGACTCAGATTTAACCAAAGAAACGCTGTTTTCTTTGGAAGTGCTGGTGGATTTTATAAAGACTGAGACATCAACAACAGAAAGAAGAGTGTTGGTGCCTGCCGTGGCTGTTCGTTTACTAGATTTCCCAACTTTATTGATCTATCGAGGAGACAAAGAAAACCAGGAAGAGTTTTTTCAGGAGGATTTGGAAAGGGAAAAAGGAAACGTAACGTCAGAACTTTTTAATCAAGTTGGGGGAGGAAATGGCCAGTATTTCTTTCAGAAGGGCAAatcgtgtttgtttaaaattagcTTGGACTCTCTCCACAGACACCTGTCCAACACTCCTCTTTACGCAATGGTGCTGGACTTAAAAAACGAGACGCCAAAGTTAGTTGGGAGTTGCCTAATTTCTCTGGCGAAACTAACTGAAAAAATAAGTAATGATGTTAAAGAACATGGCATTTCAATGCCTTCTTTCCACGGAGAAAAAGGCGTTTATATAATAAACAATTTGATGGGTGAAAAGGTAGGTTACATTTCTCTGGGATATAAACTTTTAAGTTTAGGAGCAAGTTTGATTCCACATATATCTGAGAATACAGTTCTGAAAGTTGGGTCATGGCAAAGCATGGTTCAgattaaagaaaacacagaaaacggTGCCCATATTACTGAAGAAAATAAAGAGAGCAAAGGAAAACCTAAGAGTGATATTGAAATTGGGAAATGTTGTAAACCTCAGACAAATGAAAGTAGTGTGCTTCTTCAGCAAATTGATTTGGAAGGGCAAGTGACacaacttattgtttctgaaccAAATCATAGTGAGATAACTTCAGTTGGGACACAGACGGAACCAGCAAGAAGAAAGCAATACAGGAATATAGAAGCTAAAGACGACGTGGAGTCTGATAATGAAACAGGTGTCTTTTGTCCACCAGCCCTGTTTTACAGATGCCCAGACAATGAGCCAAATGAATATGATCCTGAACAGCACAGATCAATTAATGTAGGGGTAGAGGCTCTGATGGTGGAGGACCTTTGCTCAGTGGAGGAAGAGGATCTGGAAGACAGAGATTCATCTGCAGAGAGGCAGGCCTTGAAATGTTCTCATGATAGATCAGAAGGGTGCACTGCAGCAGCAGTGGCCTTTGAACAAACACAACCTGCCTCTGCAGCCCTTGGGGATGCTGTAAGACAACTGCCTTTGCTAAATGCCCTTCTAGTTGAACTTTCTTTGTTGAACAGTCAGCCTCAGCAGTTGCCTTTATCTGTTCATCCTCATCTTGCCTGGTTGTACAGATCTCTGGATGAGCATTCCCGTAGAGCTACAAAAGTCACCAGATCAAGATCACAAGCTGATGCTGCAGATACATTGCAAGCACCAGCAGTACGAAGGTCGGCCAGTCCAAGAGTTAAACAGCAGAAGTCCCCAGTGAAATCAACTTCTTCATCTGATTTACAAAAGGAAACCAgaaaagtacaaagaaaaaacatgaaacaagaaAAGAATCAAAAGGAGACAGCTTCTAGTTCTCCCAAAAGAAAACTGTTGTATGGGATAACAAATACACTGCGGTTAAGACTGCAGCAAACCAATCCAGATATGTTGATATACCACGAGCGCAGAGAAGTGTACAGGAGAAAACAGATTGAGCTACAGAAAGCTAAGAACTCTAAAGGCTTTCTGtcgaaaaataaaaaagtcagagAGTCAAACAAAGTATATGATGGAGGTGAGATGTATAGCAGGAGCAATCATTTTGATCAAAATATTCAAACACTGATGAACAGTTTGGAATTGGACTCCCCTCAGATAATAAAGACAAATCCCTCTCTGTTTAACAGTTCAGAAGCAGGTAACAGAAATAAACAAGAGAAAGGCTCACAGCAAGAGGAGACAGGGTGTTATGTGAATGATCAGCAGCAACATGAAAGTGTTCCAGCGCTAAATTTAAAAGATAGAACAAAACCAGGACCCAGGCGTAATGGAAGAGATGTCAGAGTTCATATTCCCAGAGTGTTTAACCAGGATTCTGACCAAAGCTGCAATGAAGTGGAAAACTGTGAAACAAGCTTCCCACATGCCAGTCTAAATAACCCAGGATTTCAAAGTACAAGTTTAGATGGTGAAAATGTGAGCCCTGCTAATAGTGGATTCAGTAGCCCTGCCCAGAAATATTCAGATGATTTCATAGAAAGCCCAGATCTTGTTGGCTATTCTGAAGATGTCACCAGCCCAGAGCCTACAAGCAGATATTCTGTAAATTTTGATAGCAGCCCTGAACCAGTTCCGAGTAGTCCAAGACGTATGTATTCAGATGATGACTCCAGCATTGGTAGCAATTCTGTTAGAAATCAAAGAGCTACTGCACCTCTTCCGGTTCTATCGGATACCTCTCCAGAGCAGTCTCTCAAAAGAACATATCCTGTCATGCATCACGAAAAGCTATTGTCATCCAGTGTATCTTCAGAAGCCAGTGAAATTCAGTTCTCCTCAACAGATACCAAACATAAACAAGAGGAAAGGAAGAAATTGAGTTACATAAAGACTGGAGTCAAGGGAGCGCAGAGGAGTTTGGATTATATAAATAAGCCAAATTCAAGAAAGGGACATGAAGCTGTTGAAGAAAGCCATTCACTTCAAACATCTCAAGTGAGCTCGTATTTACCAACTAATGACTCTGATCTTGATTTCATCAGACACAAGGTCAGTACACCTGACCTACATGAGGAAGTTGAAGAGAGAGATGGACTGGGTACGCTTGAGATGGGTAATAAATACCATCACATCTCCGAGCTAGTAGGAAATAAGCTTCCTGGATATACACTATGA